The proteins below are encoded in one region of Paenacidovorax monticola:
- a CDS encoding VOC family protein, with protein MTLPLDHIVIAVHDLDRTIADYTALGFTVLRGGDHPGRPTHNALVVFADGAYFELIAWREAAPADRWWQQLQRHGEGIVDFALLPNGTATTVAGAQARGLDYSGPYDGGRQRPDGVQLRWQNARPPSQDLPFLCGDLTPRTLRVPEGAARVHANGAQGVASLAVAVRDLDATLTRYRALLGPQATIGTPVALPGSGTRVATIALGGSALVLTAPRDATGALAQRLAARGEGPYALVLSTPDAKNALTALDLGATHGALIEFTLPQTEAAAAQAG; from the coding sequence ATGACCCTGCCACTCGACCACATCGTCATCGCGGTCCATGACCTGGACCGCACGATCGCCGACTACACCGCGCTCGGCTTCACCGTGCTGCGCGGCGGCGACCACCCGGGCCGCCCCACGCACAACGCGCTCGTCGTGTTCGCCGATGGCGCCTACTTCGAACTCATCGCCTGGCGCGAGGCCGCGCCCGCCGACCGCTGGTGGCAGCAGCTGCAGCGCCATGGCGAGGGCATCGTGGACTTCGCGCTGCTGCCGAACGGCACCGCAACCACGGTGGCCGGCGCGCAGGCGCGCGGGCTCGACTACAGCGGCCCCTACGACGGCGGCCGCCAGCGGCCCGACGGTGTGCAGCTGCGCTGGCAGAACGCACGGCCGCCTTCGCAGGACCTGCCCTTCCTCTGCGGCGATCTCACGCCACGCACGTTGCGCGTGCCCGAAGGCGCGGCGCGCGTGCATGCCAACGGCGCGCAGGGCGTGGCCAGCCTGGCCGTGGCCGTGCGCGACCTCGATGCCACGCTCACGCGCTACCGCGCCCTGCTGGGGCCACAGGCCACCATCGGCACGCCCGTGGCCCTGCCCGGCAGCGGCACGCGCGTGGCCACGATCGCGCTGGGCGGCAGCGCCCTGGTGCTCACGGCACCGCGCGACGCCACGGGTGCCCTCGCCCAGCGCCTGGCCGCGCGCGGCGAAGGCCCCTACGCGCTGGTGCTCTCCACGCCCGACGCCAAAAACGCACTCACCGCGCTGGACCTGGGCGCCACGCATGGCGCGCTGATCGAGTTCACGCTGCCGCAGACCGAAGCGGCCGCCGCACAGGCCGGCTAA
- a CDS encoding OsmC family protein yields the protein MSHLNEYLAEKRAAVLARNAAVSSGTAQPAQLKAHVRAEGRSGVRRLRIREHQVISDSPPDFAGYNLGPSSPELQLGVLGTCVTHIFLIQAAERQVPLESLEVEVTGVIDPRGGKPGHEQTPIWPHEIGYTVHIDSPASRAEIDALFEAVERTCPILNLLRNPQTIRAEVRHTDSSAAPRLAA from the coding sequence ATGAGCCATCTGAACGAATACCTTGCCGAGAAACGCGCCGCCGTGCTCGCGCGCAACGCCGCCGTGTCGTCCGGCACCGCCCAGCCCGCCCAGCTCAAGGCCCATGTGCGTGCCGAGGGCCGCAGCGGCGTGCGCCGCCTGCGCATCCGCGAGCACCAGGTCATCAGCGACAGCCCGCCCGACTTCGCGGGCTACAACCTGGGGCCCAGTTCGCCCGAGCTGCAGCTCGGCGTGCTCGGCACCTGCGTGACGCACATCTTCCTGATCCAGGCCGCCGAGCGCCAGGTGCCGCTCGAGAGCCTGGAGGTCGAGGTCACGGGCGTGATCGACCCGCGCGGCGGCAAGCCCGGCCATGAGCAGACGCCTATCTGGCCGCACGAGATCGGCTACACGGTGCACATCGACTCGCCCGCGAGCCGCGCCGAGATCGACGCGCTGTTCGAGGCCGTGGAGCGCACCTGCCCCATCCTGAACCTGCTGCGCAACCCGCAGACGATCCGCGCCGAGGTGCGCCACACCGACTCCAGCGCAGCCCCGCGCCTGGCGGCCTGA